Part of the Drosophila pseudoobscura strain MV-25-SWS-2005 chromosome 2, UCI_Dpse_MV25, whole genome shotgun sequence genome, TAGACATAGTCCCCTGTAGTCCTCCCTCTTCCTAGCCCCGTAAGTCGATTATCTCTAGTGTTATTCATattactatttatttattgtatgtatttaccCAGCTATTACAACACAAAAACTCTGTTTGTTTCAATTTATAAATGTTCATTATGACTTTTCTGTGGTTTAATAAATGGGGGAGATGCTCCTGCATCCTGCAGCTTAATTGCCAATTGAAAGATATATAACTTCAATGCAAACTACGAAtcttaaataatttaaacaaTAGTATCTTACGAGAGTGGAAAGATTcagttggagctgctgccaaTGCCAGTCAACTCCTTCAGCTCCTTGAGCAGATGCCGATTGTACTCCTTGTGGTTGAGGGGCCCCACGGACTGCACGGTGAGCTTGTTGCGGGTCATGTCGCCGTACACCTCGTTTTTGCAGCGCAGTTTGAAGATGTGCGAAGTGAAGTTAAGGGCTGAAAAAATTTCCTCAGCCTTGGTTGGATCATTCTCGAGGGCCTCGCCAATCTCCTGGGAGGTGTGCTTGAGCAGCTGCTCGCCGGTTTCGTTGAAGCAGGTGACCCAACGATTGGAGGTCCAGTCACCCACGCTCATCTGTTGATACAGAAATCATCATTTGGATAATTTTAGGGACTCTTCTTCTAGTTACTCACATTGACAAGCAGACGATATTTAAAGTTGGGATACAGTGCATTGCAACGTTCGCAGCGATACTGATCGTTGCCCTCGTCGACAACCTTTTTGTTGCAGTCCGCCTGGGGGCAGGCGCGGTAGAAGGCATTCTCCTGCTTAACGATATGCACCACTGCCTTGCACTGGAAGTAGTCGGGCTTGTCGCCGGAGCCAAGGTTGCGTGCCCGCGCATCCTTAAGGGTCATCCAATCAGTGGAGAAGCTGCCACCGCCAGTGCGGGCCGACACCATGTTGGCAACGTTGTCACCGCCACCATTATCGAACCATCCGCGCAATTTGTGGGCCTCTGGAATGTCCGGATTTATCTTCATGATGGAGCCCCCGCCGAGACTCAAGCTCTTGCCGCCATTAAACTCATTGATGCGTGTGCCTTTTACCAGGATAACAGGCTGAACGTGGCCATCAAAGTTGACGGCATCATCGCCCCAAAGGGTCAGGCTAATGGCCGAGTTGCTCATGTCCACCAGGGTGAGGTCTCGCTTCTTGAACTCCTTGTTGGTGGTGCGCGAGGTGAAGGCCTGCAGTTCACCGACCTCTTTGCAGATACCGATTGTGTCGACAGCCGCCTTGTTCTCCATGCCAGACACCTCGGAAATGGGTACcaaattgtatttaatatCGGGAATGGCACCATCGTCCGCATCTTCGCAGAGCTGGACGGCAGTTTCGCCCGTAAAGGTCATCTCGTAGGCATTGTTCAGCTGCGAGAACTGTTTGTTGGCCGGCTTCAGTTGGCACTTGGAGAAGAAGTAAACGCTATCGACTTGAATCATATCAAAGTATTTGTCGCATTGCTCCTTGAAGGCTGTGGCACGAATTTCACCCGATTCATCCATCAAATCCATGCTAAACAACTTGCCCTCTCCCCGGGGGTTGCTCCAGGTGCGTATGCCTGTTTTGGAGGTGACGCGCGCCTTGATCACCCACTTGTTCTGGTAGGGACTTAGGCTGGAGATGGGATGGGTCATTCCCGCGCCAATTGAGGCATTCAATGTAatgttattattgttgttgttgttgctctgaGTCACTTCCTTTTTGGGAACCACAGGAGGTGCCGCTTTGGCGACCTTGTCCTGTTTGGCGGCATTTTCATATGTGACGGGCTCGCCAATTTTCTCCTTCACCTCGGCGCCGGCATTGAGCACTGTTAATTCTGATATAATAAGGACGCGTCTGAAACGTTAATTTAGTTTAAGTTCGACTTCGCATTAGTTGTAATGACTTCCACTTACTTGCCAGCTCCGTCTTTGCCCACCATCGAGGTGACGTACTTGTTCAGCTGCACAATCGTGAACTCGTCCAGCTGTCCCTTGTGCTGCATCTCGTTCAGCTGGCTGGCCAGCATGGCATAGCTATTGAAGTATTTCCCATCGGAAATCAAGATGCGATAACGCTCCGCGTCCGCATTGCTGTTGATTTTCTTGATGGCCAGGATCTGAAGCACCGGCTTCACGACATCATCGCCATTCATAATGCGCTGTGCCAgacaaatcaaatgaaagcgTTGAAACATGAAGTCTACAACTGAAGACAGGTGTACTCACAGCAATAACTCCCGAGGACAAAGATGCAAAGCCCATTTTGAATTGTTTATAATAATTTGGCAATAATTTCACAACAAAATCTGCACATTCGTCGAGGGCTGGACACTGAATGAAGCCACAAGAGGCGGGAAGAGCTGGGAGCGATTCTTAAGTCGCTGGTTTTTGGTGACATTTTGAACTAGTTCCATTGCGTTTCAGGGCTGCAGTGCACTTtatgttttttatatataattcaATTAGGAACATTATAATATTGGAATAGCAAAAATTTCTAAATAATTCGAAAATATTGCAAAACATCCGTTTAGTAAGAAAACTGTGGGATCttcaaaataattaaaaaatttttgcaattattaacACTGTTAATTCCTCTGTTGTGCAGCACTCTTTCCCGCGCATTTTCGCACGCGtcacaacaaaacaaatcgCGATCGGCAGCGGCTGAAGGATTCAAAACATATTTAAGACATTTGAAGATCGCATATATATTGGAAATGGATAATCCCAGCTCTCCGCCACCAAACACGCCCAGTGATGCCGCAGAGCGCCGTGGTCTACGCGCATCGATGACATCGCCAGTGGGCGACTTTGAGCCATTCGAGAACGAGGATGAGATTCTTGGGGATCAGACAGTGCGTCACGAGGAGGAAGAAGATGGCGAGGAGTTGTTTGGGGACAACATGGAGAACGACTATCGTCCCATGCCAGAACTGGATCACTACGATCCGGCGATGCTGGACGATGAAGAGGACTTCTCGGAGATGTCGCAGGGAGACCGCTTTGCGGCCGAGTCGGAGATGAGGAAGCGCGACCGTGCAGCTGGTATTCACCGCGACGATCGCGAGCTTGGCTTTGGCCAGTCCGATGATGAAGACGATGTGGGACCCCGGGCCAAGCGACGGGCAGGAGAAAAGGCCGCTGTGGGCGAGGTTGAAGACACGGAGATGATCGAGTCCATTGAGAATCTAGAGGACACCAAAGGGCATTCCACCAAGGAGTGGGTGAGCATGCTGGGGCCGCGCACGGAGATTGCCAATCGCTTTCAATCGTTTCTGCGTACATTTGTGGACGAGCGCGGCGCGTACACATATCGGGACCGTATCCGTCGCATGTGCGAACAAAACAAGTCCTCGTTTGTGGTCTCCTACACAGATCTGGCCAACAAGGAGCATGTGCTGGCCTACTTCCTGCCCGAGGCCCCCTTCCAGATGCTCGAAATCTTCGATAAGGTGGCCAAGGACATGGTCCTGTCCATCTTTCCCACCTACGAGCGCGTCACCACCGAGATCCATGTCCGCATTTCAGAGCTGCCCTTGATCGAAGAGCTTCGCACCTTCCGAAAGCTGCATCTCAACCAGCTGGTACGCACCCTGGGCGTGGTCACGGCCACCACGGGTGTCCTGCCCCAGCTGTCGGTGATCAAGTACGACTGCGTCAAGTGCGGCTATGTCCTGGGGCCCTTTGTCCAGTCCCAAAACACAGAGGTCAAGCCGGGCTCGTGTCCGGAGTGCCAGAGCTACGGTCCCTTCTCCATCAACATGGAGCAGACGCTGTACCGCAACTACCAGAAGATCACCTTGCAGGAGTCGCCAGGCCGCATTCCCGCCGGTCGCATACCGCGCAGCAAGGACGTCATCCTGCTGGCGGATCTGTGCGATCAGTGCAAGCCCGGAGACGAGCTGGAGGTCACTGGCATCTACACCAACAACTACGATGGTTCGCTCAATACGGATCAGGGTTTCCCCGTGTTTGCCACGGTAATTATTGCCAACCATGTGGTCGTCAAGGACTCCAAACAGGTGGTGCAATCACTCACTGACGAGGACATAGCCACCATTCAAAAGCTGAGCAAAGATCCGCGCATTGTCGAGCGCCTGGTGGCCTCAATGGCGCCATCAATCTATGGCCATGACTACATCAAGCgtgccctggccctggctctatTCGGAGGCGAGTCCAAGAATCCCGGCGAGAAGCATAAGGTGCGTGGAGATATCAATCTCCTGATCTGTGGAGATCCGGGTACGGCCAAGTCGCAGTTCCTGAAGTACACGGAGAAGGTTGCCCCGCGTGCTGTGTTCACCACGGGACAGGGCGCCAGCGCTGTGGGTCTCACGGCCTATGTGCGTCGCAATCCCGTCTCCCGGGAATGGACCCTCGAGGCGGGCGCCTTGGTGCTGGCCGATCAGGGCGTTTGCCTGATTGACGAGTTCGACAAGATGAACGACCAGGATCGCACCTCCATTCACGAGGCCATGGAACAGCagtccatctccatttccaaGGCTGGCATTGTGACCTCGCTGCAGGCACGCTGCACGGTCATAGCCGCCTCCAATCCCATTGGTGGTCGCTACGATCCCTCGATGACCTTCTCCGAGAACGTGAATCTGTCGGAACCCATTTTGTCGCGTTTCGACATCCTGTGCGTGGTTAAGGATGAGTTCGATCCCATGCAGGACCAGCAGCTGGCCAAGTTTGTGGTGCACTCGCATATGAAGCATCACCCgagcgaggaggagcagccggAGATGGAGGAGCCCACACAGAAGTCTGTAGAGGAGATACCCCAGGATCTGCTGCGACAGTACATCGTCTACGCCAAGGAGAATATTCGGCCCAAGCTTACGGTTcgtttatttaaaaacaacaaaaattggcTCTGTCTCTAATAGATTTCCCCTCCGCTTTGCTTTCTAGAACATCGATGAGGATAAGATCGCCAAGATGTACGCGCAACTGCGACAGGAATCGTTTGCCACCGGCTCCCTGCCCATTACTGTGCGCCACATTGAGAGCGTTATTCGCATGTCCGAGGCCCATTGTCGCATGCATCTGCGCGAGAATGTGATGGAGGCAGACGTCAGCATGGCCATACGCATGATGCTGGAGAGTTTCATTGAGGCCCAAAAGTTCAGTGTGATGAAGAAGATGCGCAACACATTCCAGAAGTACCTGGCCTTCCAGAAGGATCACTCCGAGCTGCTGTTCTTCATCCTCCGCCAGTTGACGCTCGATCAGCTGGCCTACATTCGCTGCAAGGACGGACCGGGCGCCACGCACGTGGAGATCATGGAGCGTGATCTGATCGAGCGGGCCAAGCAGCTGGATATCAGCAACTTGAAgccattctacgactctgaTCTGTTCCGCTCAAATGGCTTCTCGTATGACCCCAAGCGGCGCATCATCCTCCAGATTGTGGTGGATGGAAACACGGCGTAAGCGTAGTGATCGCGACATCATTTATCTCATTTAGTTGTAGGTTTTATCATCCATGTTTCGTTACCCCCCAATAAAGATTAAATATAGTAAATACATATTCCCTAACAAATTTTATTAGTTAACGATCCCCATTAGTCGTCCTTTTCAATGCCCATCGCCCTGTCGTATTCCTCTTCGCTGATCTTGTTCTTCTTTAGTCTCTTGAAGAGCCGTATA contains:
- the RPA1 gene encoding replication protein A 70 kDa DNA-binding subunit — encoded protein: MGFASLSSGVIARIMNGDDVVKPVLQILAIKKINSNADAERYRILISDGKYFNSYAMLASQLNEMQHKGQLDEFTIVQLNKYVTSMVGKDGAGKRVLIISELTVLNAGAEVKEKIGEPVTYENAAKQDKVAKAAPPVVPKKEVTQSNNNNNNNITLNASIGAGMTHPISSLSPYQNKWVIKARVTSKTGIRTWSNPRGEGKLFSMDLMDESGEIRATAFKEQCDKYFDMIQVDSVYFFSKCQLKPANKQFSQLNNAYEMTFTGETAVQLCEDADDGAIPDIKYNLVPISEVSGMENKAAVDTIGICKEVGELQAFTSRTTNKEFKKRDLTLVDMSNSAISLTLWGDDAVNFDGHVQPVILVKGTRINEFNGGKSLSLGGGSIMKINPDIPEAHKLRGWFDNGGGDNVANMVSARTGGGSFSTDWMTLKDARARNLGSGDKPDYFQCKAVVHIVKQENAFYRACPQADCNKKVVDEGNDQYRCERCNALYPNFKYRLLVNMSVGDWTSNRWVTCFNETGEQLLKHTSQEIGEALENDPTKAEEIFSALNFTSHIFKLRCKNEVYGDMTRNKLTVQSVGPLNHKEYNRHLLKELKELTGIGSSSN
- the Mcm2 gene encoding DNA replication licensing factor Mcm2, with product MDNPSSPPPNTPSDAAERRGLRASMTSPVGDFEPFENEDEILGDQTVRHEEEEDGEELFGDNMENDYRPMPELDHYDPAMLDDEEDFSEMSQGDRFAAESEMRKRDRAAGIHRDDRELGFGQSDDEDDVGPRAKRRAGEKAAVGEVEDTEMIESIENLEDTKGHSTKEWVSMLGPRTEIANRFQSFLRTFVDERGAYTYRDRIRRMCEQNKSSFVVSYTDLANKEHVLAYFLPEAPFQMLEIFDKVAKDMVLSIFPTYERVTTEIHVRISELPLIEELRTFRKLHLNQLVRTLGVVTATTGVLPQLSVIKYDCVKCGYVLGPFVQSQNTEVKPGSCPECQSYGPFSINMEQTLYRNYQKITLQESPGRIPAGRIPRSKDVILLADLCDQCKPGDELEVTGIYTNNYDGSLNTDQGFPVFATVIIANHVVVKDSKQVVQSLTDEDIATIQKLSKDPRIVERLVASMAPSIYGHDYIKRALALALFGGESKNPGEKHKVRGDINLLICGDPGTAKSQFLKYTEKVAPRAVFTTGQGASAVGLTAYVRRNPVSREWTLEAGALVLADQGVCLIDEFDKMNDQDRTSIHEAMEQQSISISKAGIVTSLQARCTVIAASNPIGGRYDPSMTFSENVNLSEPILSRFDILCVVKDEFDPMQDQQLAKFVVHSHMKHHPSEEEQPEMEEPTQKSVEEIPQDLLRQYIVYAKENIRPKLTNIDEDKIAKMYAQLRQESFATGSLPITVRHIESVIRMSEAHCRMHLRENVMEADVSMAIRMMLESFIEAQKFSVMKKMRNTFQKYLAFQKDHSELLFFILRQLTLDQLAYIRCKDGPGATHVEIMERDLIERAKQLDISNLKPFYDSDLFRSNGFSYDPKRRIILQIVVDGNTA